The nucleotide window CGGTTTCCGAGACCTCGATTTCGGGTGTCGCGTCGGCGGTCTCTGCCGTGCTCATGCGTATGGATTCGTCGCCAGGTGGTTAACGGTGACGGCGATCCCGGTGAGTAGCGGTCGCAGTGAGTGGGGTGGCGGTTGCGGTGAGCGTGCTACAGCACGCGCTTGCCGAGCGCGCTCGCGGCGAGTTCGGTGGCGAGCTCGGCGGTCTCGTTGTGCGAGTCCAGGATCGGGTTCACTTCGACGACTTCGAGCGAGCGCAGCGCGTCGTCGTGGTCGGCGACCAGTTCCATCGCCGAGTGGGCTTCGCGGTAGGTGACGCCGCCTCTGACGGGGGTGCCCACGCCGGGTGCGTGTGAGGGGTCGAGCCAGTCCATGTCGAGGCTCACGTGGATGCCATCGACGCCGTCGGTGGCGACCGTGAGCGCTTCCTCGGTGACGTCGACGACGCCGCGCTCGTCGATATCGGACATCGTGTAGGCGGTCACGTCGCTGTCGCGGATGCGCTCGCGTTCGGGCTCGTCGACGCTGCGCAGGCCGACGAGCGCGACGTTCTCCTCGGAGAGCGTCGGAGATGTTGCCCACGGCATATCGCTGAAATCGCCGAAACCGAGCGCGGCCGCCAGCGGCATGCCGTGGACGTTGCCCGAGGGGGTTGTCGCAGGCGTGTTGATGTCGCTGTGGGCGTCGAACCAGACCGCGCCGATTTCCGCTTCGCGGGCGGCCCCGGCGAGCGTGCCGATGGCGATCGAGTGATCGCCGCCGAGGACGAGCGGGAGTGCGCCGTCGGCGAGTGTATCGTCGACCTCGTCGGCGAGTCGCGTACAGATCCCCTCGACCTCGGGGAGATATTTGGCGTTCGTCGCCGCCCGCTCGGGGTCTCGCTCCTCGGCGTGTGGCACCGTGAGGTCGCCCCTGTCGATCGTCGAGCGGTCGATCTCGTCGAGCGTTGCCGACAGTCCCGCGTAGCGTATCGCCGACGGACCCATGTCGACACCGCGCCGGTCGGCACCGAGATCCATCGGGACGCCGATAGTCCGGATCGTCATGGTGGGGGCTGCGAGGGGCCGATATAAAAGTCGCTGTATCGGCTACTGATACTGTTCGCAGACGCGCCGGAGTCCTTCCTCGAAGTCGATCGCGGGCTCCCAACCGGTTGCCTCCGTCATCTTCGTGGTGTCGGCCATCGTGTCGTGGACGTAGGCGTGCTCGGGGATCGGGTTCTCGACGTACTCCGGTTCGATCTCTGAGTCGAGTTCGTCGGTGAGGCGTTCGACGAGCGTGTTGATGGTGTGGCTCTCGCCCGTACCGAGATTGTAGATCCCGGTGAGGCGCTCCTCGGCGGCGCGTTCGAGCCCGCGAACGATGTCGTCGACGTGGGTGAAATCGCGCGTCTGTGTGCCGTCGCCGTAGATCACCGGCGACTCGCCGTTGGCGATGTCGTCGGCGAACTGCGCGATGAGGTTGGCGAACTCGCCTTTGTGCTCTTCGGCCCCGCCGTAGCCCTGATAGACCGAGAAGAAGCGGAGGCCGGCCATGTCCATGTCGTAGTAGTGGGCGAAGTATTCACCGTAGCGCTCGCGGGCGAGCTTCGAGGCCTCGTAGCCGGTGCGGGCTTTCACGTCCATCTCCTCGGGCGACGGTTCGGTTCGGTCGCCGTAGATCGACGAGGTCGAGGCGTAGACGACCCGTTCGCAGCCGTCGCTGCGCGCCTGCTCGACGGTGTTGACGAACCCCTCGACGTTGACCCGAGCGCCCTTCTGGGGGTCGTCCTCGTGCATCGGGCCCGACGAGAGCGCCGCGAGGTGGAAGACGACGTCGACGTCGGTCGGGAGGTCGTCGTCGAGAACGCTCGCTTCGACGTACTCCACATCTGAGTCGAGGTTCTCGGGCGTGCCGAGATAGCCGTCGTCGAGGGCGACGACGTCGTTGTCCGCCGCGAGGTGGTTCGCGAGGTTCGAGCCGATAAAGCCCGCCCCGCCGGTGACGAGTACGCGATGTCCATCCATGCGTCAACTGCGTGTGCGGGAGGTCAAGTTTGTATCGGAAGGCGAATGCGTTCATCGCGGTGGATTCGATCGGCTCGTCCGGGCTGGGAAGCGGCAGCCGTCGGGTTTAAGGTGCGCTGTGACGAATAACACGATATGTCATCTATCGAACTCACCGATAGCCAGAAGAAGATCCTGCAGGAACTCGTCGACCTCTATCGCGAGAGCGAGAGCGCGGTCAAGGGCGAGGCCATCGCCGACATGGTCGACCGGAACCCGGGCACCATCCGCAACCAGATGCAGAGTCTGAAAGCACTCCAGCTCGTCGAGGGCGTCCCGGGGCCGAAGGGCGGCTACAAGCCCACGGCCAACGCCTACAGCGCGCTCGACATTCAGGAGATGGACGAGCCCGAATCCGTCCCGCTCAGTCACAACGGCGATATGGTCGAGAGCGCCAACGTACAGGAGATCGAGCTCCACAGCGTCCACCACCCCGAGAAATGTCGCGCGGAGATCCACATCCAGGGCTCCGTTCGGGATTTCCACGAGGGTGATACCGTCACCGTCGGCCCGACACCGAAATCGAGCCTCGCCATCACGGGCAAGGTCGATGGCGTGGTCGACACCGACAACACGATCATCCTCGACACGAAGACGATGGAAGCGCCCGCCGAGAACTGAACCGACCGCCAAGCAACTGGCCACGGCAAAACAGTCGGATGACGACCGAGGACGACGCCCGTCGGGTGGTCGACACCGAACTCGATCGACTGCACGAGCGCTTCGGTGCGTTCGACGTCACAGAGACGGCCGTCGAGAACGATCCCGGTTTCTACGAGCATGGTCTCGATCACGTCCGGCGAACGGGGATGCTCGCCGATGCTGGAGCACTCGTCCGTGATCGACGGGATCGAACACTGCTCGTTCGCCATCCTGCTGCACCCGAGACGTGGACGACACCGGGCGGTGGGTACGAAGCAGGAGACGGTTCGCTCGTAGCGACGGCGATCCGCGAAGTTCGAGAGGAAACCGCCGTTCGCTGTACGATAATGGACATCCGCTCGGCACGGATCAAGACCATCGAACACCGCGACGAGCAGCGGTCCTATCAGATGCTCACGGTGGCGTTCGTCGCCCGCGGTGAGGGCTTGGCATCCGCCGCAGGGGACGAAGAAATTCTCGAAGCACAGTGGTTCGCCGACCCGCCGGATGAATTCGGGAACAACGATTAACTGTTGCTCGTACGACGTGAGATCATGCAGAGCCCGCTCGCCACTCTCGTCGATCGTCTTTCCACGGGGCGTCGCACTGACGAACAGATCGACGCCGTCGAACGGACGATGCTCGACGTGGCACGCGAAATCCGGAAGACTCCATACACCATCGACTGCCGCGACGGGCGAGTGCTCGGCTACGCCGACTGTGGCGACCCGGCCGGTGATCCGGTGATCGTCTGCCACGGCTTCCCGAACTCACGGGTGTTCGGCGCGCTGTTCGATCGGATCGGCCGCGAGCGCGGGCTGCGGATCATCACTCCCGAGCGTCCCGGTCTCGGGCTCTCGGATCCACTGCCCGAGCGAACGGTCGCCGACTGGCCCGCCGACGTGGCCGATCTCGCCGATACCCTTGGACTCGATTCGTTCCCAGTGCTGGGTGTCTCCGGCGGTGCTCCCTACGCGGCCGCCTGCGCGGCGACACTCCCACGCGTCGATCGTGCGGCCATCGTCTGTGGGCTCGCACCGCTCGAATCGGTCGGTTTCGGCGATCGCCTTCCCTTTCTGCTGGCCGAACACGCCCGACCGCTGGCGACGCTCTCGCTGTGGGCCGATGGCCGAGCAGCCCGACGCGATCCCGAGGAGTACCTCGCCGCACAGGCAGACGAGACCGCCGACGTGGACGGCGAGCGCTGGCGCGGCGAGATGGGACGGGTGTTGCTCGAAAG belongs to Halococcus qingdaonensis and includes:
- the rocF gene encoding arginase, whose protein sequence is MTIRTIGVPMDLGADRRGVDMGPSAIRYAGLSATLDEIDRSTIDRGDLTVPHAEERDPERAATNAKYLPEVEGICTRLADEVDDTLADGALPLVLGGDHSIAIGTLAGAAREAEIGAVWFDAHSDINTPATTPSGNVHGMPLAAALGFGDFSDMPWATSPTLSEENVALVGLRSVDEPERERIRDSDVTAYTMSDIDERGVVDVTEEALTVATDGVDGIHVSLDMDWLDPSHAPGVGTPVRGGVTYREAHSAMELVADHDDALRSLEVVEVNPILDSHNETAELATELAASALGKRVL
- a CDS encoding NAD-dependent epimerase/dehydratase family protein, translated to MDGHRVLVTGGAGFIGSNLANHLAADNDVVALDDGYLGTPENLDSDVEYVEASVLDDDLPTDVDVVFHLAALSSGPMHEDDPQKGARVNVEGFVNTVEQARSDGCERVVYASTSSIYGDRTEPSPEEMDVKARTGYEASKLARERYGEYFAHYYDMDMAGLRFFSVYQGYGGAEEHKGEFANLIAQFADDIANGESPVIYGDGTQTRDFTHVDDIVRGLERAAEERLTGIYNLGTGESHTINTLVERLTDELDSEIEPEYVENPIPEHAYVHDTMADTTKMTEATGWEPAIDFEEGLRRVCEQYQ
- a CDS encoding Rrf2 family transcriptional regulator, whose translation is MSSIELTDSQKKILQELVDLYRESESAVKGEAIADMVDRNPGTIRNQMQSLKALQLVEGVPGPKGGYKPTANAYSALDIQEMDEPESVPLSHNGDMVESANVQEIELHSVHHPEKCRAEIHIQGSVRDFHEGDTVTVGPTPKSSLAITGKVDGVVDTDNTIILDTKTMEAPAEN
- a CDS encoding NUDIX hydrolase encodes the protein MTTEDDARRVVDTELDRLHERFGAFDVTETAVENDPGFYEHGLDHVRRTGMLADAGALVRDRRDRTLLVRHPAAPETWTTPGGGYEAGDGSLVATAIREVREETAVRCTIMDIRSARIKTIEHRDEQRSYQMLTVAFVARGEGLASAAGDEEILEAQWFADPPDEFGNND
- a CDS encoding alpha/beta fold hydrolase encodes the protein MQSPLATLVDRLSTGRRTDEQIDAVERTMLDVAREIRKTPYTIDCRDGRVLGYADCGDPAGDPVIVCHGFPNSRVFGALFDRIGRERGLRIITPERPGLGLSDPLPERTVADWPADVADLADTLGLDSFPVLGVSGGAPYAAACAATLPRVDRAAIVCGLAPLESVGFGDRLPFLLAEHARPLATLSLWADGRAARRDPEEYLAAQADETADVDGERWRGEMGRVLLESGLEATAHNGSGPLVTDLAVPARDWGFDPGAIDVPTSLWYGKADRIVSLSMAIHYTESIPTAEAHIYPEQGHLSTIDENEERIFDALAGD